The Lolium perenne isolate Kyuss_39 chromosome 6, Kyuss_2.0, whole genome shotgun sequence genome segment AAATTCTGGTAGGTGCGGCAACTTTTCGGTAATTAAATCCACATATCATGTAGTATAATGTACTTCTTCCACCCATAAAAAGAAGTCTTAATTTTTTCTAAACTTAGGTGTATATAGATACTATTTAGTGTATATgtacatttaaattttgataaatctaAAACAATCTTTTATTGAGGAATGAAGCTGGTAATAGTTTCATTGTGATATCTCGGTGGGCATAGTATCACTTGGTGTTCCGTCATGCAATTATGCATAGTATAATTCTATTATTATTGCATAAATGAGCGGATCGTTTCACCGAATATTGAAAATAATTCACTACACTTCGTAGTGCATAGGAGTAGCAAAGTAGAAGAAACCGAGAAAGGAACACAGTCGCCTTTTTCTGCAGCCTGCTTGGCTGCTTCCTCTGCATGCATGCATGACTCCCTCTGAACTTGAACTGAACTAGACTGGCAGTGGTGTGTGTGTGGCGTGGCTGCACTGCTGCAGCACGGTCACCGGCGCGGACAGGCAGTCCATCTCCCACTCCCTCTCTGTCTCTTGCTTGGCGCAGCGCCGCAGCGGCGCGGACACAGAGCAAAGTGGAGTGCTGTGATGTGCTGTGTTTTGGCAGGTCGCAACAGAGAGGGAGAGAGACCGATGGAGGCCGCTCGGCAATGCaacttattttttattttttgcgaAACGGCAATGCAACTTAGGCCATCTCCAGCGGTGCGACGTATTTTAGCGTCCGcgcacgtccgtttgcgtcggggtggctccagcggcacgacgcattttttggccgaatcattttttttcgtcctcgtcgtcgtagCCGGCGTaggcatcgtcgtcgtcgtcgtcatcgtcgtcgtcgttgtcgtcgcGGTCGTTGTACTGCACGCGCGTCGGCGCCTGCTCACGACGTGTCGACGCCTCCTGTCTTCGTGGACGAGTCGGCGCTGCAGCCGCGAAGGGaaaatccctgtcgcccatgaagctcGCCCTTCTTCTCCTATCTGTCTCGGTCGACAGATACGTCCGCCAACTTTCCGAGTCGATGGAGTACGCcagatcggcgcggaggtccggcggcaggtaccgcctcctACGCCGGATCTCCGCGCTCCGATTAGGCTCGCGCGCAGGGACTGGAGGGATGGacacccggcggcagctgagccgctAGCCGCCAGGCAGTTGCACGCCGGACCAGGCATCGTCGCACGGCAaccatttgccgtgcatgagtCTCCCTAccgtgacggggagcggcaccctcttgctgccgctgccggacgcctcgaagtcgttcttcttcttccccatggtgctgcggcggtggtggtgcgtgtggaggtgtgggcgaagcaggaacgcggccggtggacttttaagggcggccgcgcgcgggatacgatgccattgaaggcggcgcagaagcccagccaccgcccgccagtgcgcgcgcagaacaggcagccgcgccattgatggcgaagcCTGCGgtgcagacgcggaagcgctgaccgccgaagcgatgccctcgatgcagactcgctgccaggcgggcccggtggagacGCGAGCAGACACTGTGCGCGTCCGCGCAgcatccgcagagacgcaaacctgccgcctatttgggccaggtttgcgtctccgcggacggcccggtcactttgcgtcgccccgttggaggtggtgccagacgcattttcggtcaaggcggacgcaaacggttgctcagcgtccgtttgcgtcgcgccgctggagatgcccttactttCACGGGCGTGGCTATTTCTCCGGTCGACTGAAAACTAAcacaaatctcagttgcaactcatGTTGTAATTGATAACTAGCACAAATGACGAAGCGAATCTAACAATGTAGAACTTAACTGAGCATGAACTTAGAGAACTAGCAAACCCTATTTTCACCGTTCACTCAAGCGGAGTAACGGACCGGTACGTATACAACAAGTGGCGAGAGGATGATCCCACTATCGGTGTCATAGACGATCGACTACAGTGCCATGCTGGAATCCCCGTCCCCCTCACATCGCCCCTCACGCCGCGCTAGGGGAAAAGCCTAGTCACCCAAGTCTCCCTCTTAGTTTCATCCCCTGGCGGGCCCCACCATGGAGGGTGGTGCGGCGGTGGAAGCGAGATCCGCCGTGTGAGGCTGGCTGGTCGGCGCGAGGTGCCCATGCTAAGACAACTCGGTTGGGTGCATTGCGGACCATTTGGCATCGAGGTGAGATTGGGTCGTTGCTTGGTCTACATTAGTCAGTTATCATCGTGTTTGATGAGTTTTCTCGATTTGAACTTCTCATAACAGCCTGACTGAGAGGTGTTTTTGGTACGAGGTGAACACTGCGCTTCCACCCATGCTAACAAACAAGAAATAGTGGTTTGAGCTAGGTTGAGATGAGATTATCTCAGGTCGGCCGGTGTACAAACACACCCTGCGTGTATATAGCACAGCATGCACAAAGATCCATCGGCGCCGTATCTTCCGGCCGAATCAACTCGTCCATTTGCTGGTGGAGGCGAGGATGATGGACGTGACGTGATGTACGCAGACGAGACGAGAGCAGCAAAGCGGAAAAGCAAACAAGCGTCAAAGCCTTCTGCTGGCTTTCCTTGCTAGGCTTGGCTGCTTCTGGCCGATAGACAGCAGATTGACTCGTACTGCTCCTGCTTCCCATCCGGACCCTGCCTCCCTCCCTCTGAACTGACGTCGGGCCCTACATGCATGGCCATGCATGTAAAAAGGCAGCCAACAAAGACATCCCTGCTTGACCCACCAAAACGCCTAATGACCTGTTTACATCATTTAGGGCATTTTCACCACCGGCTTGGCCCATTTGAGACACAATGTATCTGGTTTGGTCTGTTTGGAATTTTGGATCGGAAGAAGAAAAAAATGTGGGctgatttctttttttttttgaccgtCATGGATGTCGCAGTGTTAATGTCGGCACATCCCGTCCAgtaaccaccccgccggcttcccCGCGTGGCCACTGGATGGAGGGACTGCGCCACCGCTAAGATAGCTAATTCTAGAGTTAGCATGCACCAATGGAGACTACAACATGCCTCCGCTAAGATAGCTAATTCTGATAGAAGGCGGTGCATGTGGACTAACTGCACATGCCATCAttcctactccctccgttcttttttaagttgtactaaatctgagtcaattaaaagagaccggagggagtagtagaTATCTTGGCAAGAGATTATAATCTCACTGGTTTAGAAATGAATCTCCTTAATTCGCAAAAAGAAAAACTGCCGTAATGTACGATCGGTCTCATTGTTTGCTTGCCTGTATACGTGCCTGAATTCATACGGAGCAGGTCCATGGCAGATCAAATCATGACCATCGTGTTAGTACCACTAGTAGTACCAGTGAGTAGCTCGAGAAATGGTCGCATCAATTGGTGCCCGTGTGTTGACAAGACAAGGCACGTTGGAAAAGAcacatgaaggagagagtatagCAAATGCAGACGATGCACAAAAGAGAGAAAAAGCAGAGGTTGCCATATTGCCAAAAGGGTATATATAGATTAGCAGCAATAGCAGTACATCACATCACCGTCCGATCGACAAGGCATTGGCTAGTTTACTTACTGGCAAATCTTAGTGCTAATCAGCTTAACAAACACACGAAAGAGCGCCAATCaaactactactactgctactaATATACGGTACGTAGATCGCTGATGCAGCCCGGCCATGCCAATGCCGTCGTCGTCTTGGTTGGGAAGGTGATCAGTAGCCGGGCCACGCCGGAGCGCCTACGCCGCTGTAGTAGCCGAGGCCGTGAGCCGGCGCGGGAGCCGGAGGAGCAGCATACGCGTACGCTCCCGGCCAAGAAGCAGCCGGCGCGGCCGGGTAGGACGAGGACGGCGACGCCCACGGGTACGCCGCCCCGTAGGCCCCGGCGCCGCCGAGACCGAGCCCCATCAGCTGCTGCTGCTGGTGGTGGTTCGCGGCCCACGCCGAGGCCGCTCCGTGTCCACCGCCGTACTGCTGGCGGGCCGGCGCCTGCTGCAGCTGCAAGTCGGCGAGCAGGGCCTGGATCGCGGCGTCGTCGAGCGGGTTCACCTTCTTTCCGGCGCCGGCGCCAGGCTCCTTGCAGGCTGCCGGCAGCAGCAGATCGACCTTCTTGCCGGTGGCCTTGCGGAGGCGGCGCCGGAGCCGCTCGGGGTCGGCCGTGGCGAGCAGGCGCACCTCGCCGCTGCTCTCGGCCGCCGAGCTGTCCGCCGCCACCACGCCTTGCGCCATCGTCAGGGCACGCACCGCGGCGCGCACCTTGTCCCTGCAGCCGCGGCAGAGGCAGTGCATGGCGACCTTCAGCACGAACTCCCTCGCCACCTCCGGCTCGCCGCGCGTCTccccgccgccatggccgcgaccgctcttcttcttccccatctGCGATCCCATGATCTCCTCTCTGCTTGGCAACCTACCGATCAGTGTCTAGCTAGCTAGCCTTAACCAGCCTGAAACTGGAACAAATGGGGAAACAGGGCAATGGATGGAAGTGGCTAAACAGAAGGCCTCTACGATGGTCTATATAGAGCGAGCGGGAGTGCGAGAGGAGGCACAAAGTGTGTAGAGACTAGAGAGAGTGCGAGTCAATAGTGTTTGTCTGTCTGTCAGCGTGAGGATGCAAAGCGAAGGGACGACGTCGTCGACGTGGGCTTTCGTGTTCGTACCAGCATGCAGCATGCAGCATGCAGCAGCAGCTGACCGTGATTGGATTGGATGGGAAAACAGGGAAGTGACCATTCACTCGGTGTTGCCGCTGCACTTCACTGCTAGTGCCAGCCGTTTTAATTTGACCAGTGGCCAGCTAATTCTTGACCCCGATCTCCAGCAAGGTCTCGGCCAATTCGTTTATCGAATTAGCTCCATTGTTGGTGATCCTAGCGGCTTGTAAAGTTGTAGTTGCTCTATCAGAGTAGAAAATGAAAAttattttcgcaaaaaaaagtaGAAATGAACAGGGACAACAAACATATTTATAACTAGGTGGCACAACACTCCCACGAGGGGCGGCTCGAGCGGGACCcaagccaccgccaccgcctccccCTTCCCCTCCACCCCCACCGTCGTCGAAGCATTCCGCTGATCAAATGATGCGCGGCAAATGGCAATGGCGAGCTCTCATTCCCGAGCACGACTGGCAGCGCCGgtggcctcttcctcctcgcgtgGTGGGATCTCCGGCCGGAGATTCGTGGTAGCCCTGGACGGCCAGTGGCGGCGCCAGGAAATGGCGCCTGGGTATTCCGCCCAAAAATTTTTTTTTGCTCTAAATGTAGTATATGAATCAAACACCACAATACTATCAATATATGAATAAAACAACACTAGCATGACAACAATAGCAATATTTCAATTTATAAGCCCATAACGACATGAATACATAGGTACCTTTTGATTGATAAAGTGATGATGTTACATCTTACATTATAACTTTGCGCTTGCCTTTTTGGAAGAGATTGATGATATCCTTATCCTTTACTTGCCTGAAGAAATCTCTCTCAACAAATGTAACCATACAATAGTTTAAATAGTCATCACCCATTTTGTTCCTTAGCTTATTCTTCAAATAGCTCATTGAAGAGAACATTCTTTCAACACTAGCAGTGGCTACTGGTAGAATCAATACCAACTTAAGAAGCTTGTAAACAATATGATATTGTTCATGCTTCTTTGTCTTGACAAGCATAACTGATAGCTCAGACAgatttttcaagttttgaaatctttCATCTCTACGCAAATTAGCAACATACATGTTTAGTTGCCATGGAAGCCTTGCTAGTTCATCTCTTGTAAAATCAGAAGCATAAAACTTTGTAGAAAGCTTAACCAACTTCTCTTGATCATAAGCAGCAAATAGATGAAGTGGACTAAATGATGCCATGCAAATAAGTAGCTCTGTGTTTACCtcatcaaatctgccatttagctCACCAATTTGCCTATCAATGACAGACACAAACATATCTACCTTGAAGCGGTGGTAATTGATCACACCATTGCATACACCCCTTCTAGGCCGGCCAACGGGGAAGTAAGGACGCTCTCTTCCACCTTTATTTGTAAACTCAAATTTATGATTCTTTGGTTGACATGGCCCCATCTCAATAAATCTCCTTCTTACTCTATCTTGATCATTGACATCATACATAGAGATGGGAATCCGCTTTCCAGGATCATGTTCGAGTGCCTCTAAATCTGTTTGCATCATTTCATCATCTTCATCTATAGATTCATAATCTTCTACTTCTACATGAGGTGTTGAGGTTTCTTCTCTACTCTCCGGTGCTTGCCATAACACCATTTGCAAATTGCTCTCAAGATGAACAACACTAGATGCAGTTGTTGTATGATTCGGTGTGGATGATTCATTCATTTTCCTTGTTTTTGCAGCCTTTTCCCACATTGTATGTATGCTACTACCAACAATACCACTCTTCTTCTTCTACAataaaaaacaagaaatagaaaatTAAAATCTTGCATCTATGATTCTATGAAGCTAATAGGAGTGAATGATTTATCTAGAAAGCAAACAATGAAGTAAAGTAACAGCAAAAAATAAAATTGGGGGCAGTAGTACGCCATTACCGCTGCTCGGCGCTGGGAAGCCTAGGATGGGGATGAGGCGGCGCGGACGGGAGGAGGGGCTAGGGCGCGGGTCGGCAGGGGGCAGGGCCggggcgccgccgctgccgccgcggcGGGCGCGGGGCCGTCGCTCGCTGCTCCGGGATGCATCGCCGGGCCGGATGGGGCTGCGCAGACGGGAGGAGGGGCTAGGGCGCGGGTCGGCGGGGGCCGAGGccggggcgccgccgccgccgcggcgggCGCGGGGCCATCGCCTGCTGCTCGGGGATGCATCGCCGGCGGCGGTCGTGGGCAGGTCTGCGTGCTGCGTCGCGTGCGGCGTGCGTCTGCCTGTGACTCTGCTGCGAGTCTACCTGTTGGGCTGGGCCAAATACGATCTAATTTTTTTTCCCATCAAAAACATGGGTATTCCATGGAAGACAGGGGAATACCCCCAGCGCCGCCCATGTGGACGGCGTCCTTTGTTTGGCCTAGATGAACGCTGGGGTGGTGGcctcggacttcttcgtcgaccttGGCGACCATTGTGGCCACAAGGGCTGCACCTGGTTCGAAGGACTCGGCGCGGCTCAACCCCTCATCTTCGCGTGCTGCGGGTGGCGGTGGTGCCCGCTGAGATCTCCGATCTGCTGTTGGAAGCCGGTGGGCGGCGGTGTGGGGGCCTGCTGATCTCCCCATAAAGGAAGTGCTCCTAGGGTTCTCCTCGCGCCAAGATGCTCTTCTGCTTGCTACCTGCTCTCATTGATCTGGCCGGTGACAAGTTTCAGAAGGATTCACCGTCGATCTTGGGTACTTGATGCATGTAGATTGCCGGATCGGACGAGATTCGGTCGTGTGCACCCATTTTCTTGTCGTACGGTTTCAGGAGGGCGAGACGTGAAGCTTCTTTGTATGTTCCCATCATGGGACATGTATTTTGAGTCCCATGGTGAAGTCAGTGGTGGAGAATGGCATGCCAGTGGAGGTTCTAAGGCCTAGTAATGGTGAATCAAGTCTTCGGAGCGGTGATGAACTTTCATGGTGATTCGTGACTCATAGCAGCGGCATCGGCAAGTGGGAGCGACAACACATGAGGAGTACGAAGTCTTATATTTCAGAGTAAAAATCCAAAGATCTGGCCTTAATTCGTTGTGTCTGACAATGATCTTGTTGAAGACACTATTTTAAGAGCACATaactttcttcagggtgaaaacgtaAGATCTATAATTCGGTGATGATTGCGCTTGTACATTATTTCCTTCTTAGAAGCTTTGCTTTTGGAGAATTCGAATTTCAAGTGTTATCTTGGTAGTGAATGTGCGCTACAAGGAAAAAATCACCGTAGCGGGactttttttttcttccttttattctttttgttttttggttgtgtgcatctgtaATATTTATAGGGTATTGCATTGTTGTGGAGGATAGTTGTAATTAGTATCTCCATAATATTCAATAATCTCTTTGTCAAGAAAAAATGAACAGGGAGTGGGTTTGGTTTGATGCAGAAAAACGACTTGACAATTTTCCTTTTTTTGATTCTGAATACACTGAAAGCAAAACAAGGCACATTGTCCATGTGTGAATCTGGTTCGGGCATACGGCCCATGCTGATATGGCGAGGCGCCTATCTTTGCTCATTGATGGCAAACCAAACGTTAGCCAATGTTGCTCTACCGACTCCTGTCTTGCAAATTCCGGTAGCGTGGTTTTTTTCTGGCACCGACCAGACACACCGTCGCTTTTCGACCCAAAACGAGCGGATTCCGATGGGTTCATTTTGGTTACATTCATGCAGCACCGTGCTGTGTCCCAATGCAACTATATACATGGAGCCAGAGGCTCTGCAGCGATCAGACATAGGAAGAGAGGGATACAGAAAACGAAACAACATTCAGCACAAGGAGACTCTGCAATTCACTCGGAGCCATTGACCGGACTCGAGTCGCTCCGCGGGGTCCATCACAGACAAACAGACAGACACGGTGCCGATGGCTGGGGTCTGATCTCTCGTGTCCAGCTCCTGCTGCAAAGCCTAACGAGATCCTTCTTCTTACTGTACAACAAAGATAAACAAGGAAATGCGCAGCTCGTCACAGTAAATAAACAGCGGACCAGCAAGACTCGAGCCCATTGACCGGACCCGAGTCGCGCCGCGTGGCTCATCACACACGCTGGCCATTGCTCATTGCTGGGATCTGGCCAGATCTCCAACCCATGTTCCAAAATCTAACTGCTTCCTTCTTCTTAATGGCGATCCAACGCGTGGTTGACGCATGACTTAGGCTTCCTTTCCTTGATTGTTCCTTCAGTGCCCGCACTTGCTTCTTGCTTTACTGCGACACATGCCAGATCTATACCTAATACGGAGTAATAAAAGAaaaagggtttctccctcggtAGTCGTCTAATTTTTTATTGGACGGTTTTGCCCTCCCATCAAATTACATAATACTACACCTGCCATGGGATTGTACCGGTTCGTTTATTTCCGTCGTCCGTAGTTGTTTTTGGTTCCGTGGCTTGTTTCTCTCGTACGACGCGTGTGGCTGGTTTGCCCGGATCGATTTCCTAGCTGGGCATGGACTAGAACGATTTGGAAAAAGGAGTTTGCATCGGTTTACTACACAGCATCGTTTACTATGCACAACCGGGGGAAGAGGAGCTTGTTTCTGCGTTGGCTATTACGGAATATACAAGACACCGTGTGTGGTACGGAGTATAAGAGTCTGCCCCAAATAAAACTTTCCATATCTCGAGTCGTGGTATCCGCAACGCGGTAGATCGAGGTTCTTGATTCCTCTCCTAGCACGAACTGAACTTCACAAGCctgccttattattatatgagccCAGAAAAGTTACGTGTACATGTACATATACAATATAATCCGGTCTCTAGGTTAACCGACTGTGTTACATGCTCATATATACGCCGATACCCAACGGCCTATCGACCCGCACGATCTTCGCCACTTTGCCGCTGAGTTAACCCATCATTAAGTCGACTTATATATCGCAAGGAATTCTTGGGCGAGGATTCGATCAAAATTTCGCGCGGCTCTAGACAACCTAGCCGGAACCTCAGATGAGCACGTCACGCTGCGTGTCCTTACCGATAGCTTCGACAACGATTGCCAACGATGAACCTCGCATAGGTAGACATGGACGAGGCCGCCTTAGCCATGAGCGAGGTCTGCTAACTCGCATACACGCAAAGAAAAAACTCGCGTGCGGTAGGGCCCCCGGTCAATCAGATCGTCGCCTTCCTTGGCCCCGGCGGCAGCGCCCGCGTCATGCTGTAGGGTCTCTCCGACAACACCGGCAGTGAATGAGGGGCTAGGGTGAAGGTTCGTCAACGTCATTTTGGTCGTCACTGCGATGCACCTCAAGGTCACTGCAATTTGGGAGGAAGAGAACACTGGGAGATATAGAGGTGGGACCCACTAAACTGGTTGCTCAGTTTTGTGCGTTGCGATTTTTTTTTGTCTCGACGGCTGCTTCATCTTCTTCTCGTTTACTTTCTGTCACGGGGCAGCGACGACAACCCAATGCCTCCGATCCATAGCCCATGCCCTAAGGTGATCGCTTCTGCAGTTGCTGATGGTAGCCTGGAGGACGTCGACCAGATCCATAATAAAATACATGTAGGCGTAGACGCAGACGCAGCCACGAAAAGATACAAATAAGGTGTCCGGTTCTGCAGAGCCTGATGCTGATGGTAGCCTGAGGAAGTTGAACAGAACCGCGAAAAGATACATGTAGACGTACACGAAGCTGCACCTGCATGTCTGCACTGTGTGCATCGTCCGTTGCGGAAACAGACATCATCATCTGCGCATCAACCTATTTCTCAACCTGTTTTGACGTGCTTTTTCTTGGTGTGAACAAATTGATTTTCAACTGTATAATTAATTCCATTTTGATCTAAGTACCTATTTTGTTGTTGAATTTGTCACGTAATCTTTATACTCATTACGGCATAtgtacaagtatcacaaatagtgGAAAGGAATTAACCTGTGATATCTGaaattgatcttccttttgaagtTCATAAAAGTGCcatgagataacccatgttttatcatCTTGGGTAGATTATTATACTAAAAAAATTATATCAAAATTACTAAAAGAGCATAAATAGTacaacaaaaaaattgaaaaacaaaAGAGTAGacatgaaaaataaatatttttataTTAAAGGGCAAATTAAGCCTAGGGGTTATGCGACTCATCTGAATTAGGGCAAAACTT includes the following:
- the LOC127305331 gene encoding uncharacterized protein, which gives rise to MGSQMGKKKSGRGHGGGETRGEPEVAREFVLKVAMHCLCRGCRDKVRAAVRALTMAQGVVAADSSAAESSGEVRLLATADPERLRRRLRKATGKKVDLLLPAACKEPGAGAGKKVNPLDDAAIQALLADLQLQQAPARQQYGGGHGAASAWAANHHQQQQLMGLGLGGAGAYGAAYPWASPSSSYPAAPAASWPGAYAYAAPPAPAPAHGLGYYSGVGAPAWPGY